Proteins encoded in a region of the Gammaproteobacteria bacterium genome:
- a CDS encoding nitronate monooxygenase family protein has translation MAIPECMRGRLSIPAVGAPLFIISNPDLVIAQCKAGVVGSFPALNARPKELLDEWLTRITEELDAYSQANPDRPAAPFAVNQIVHGSNDRLMHDVEMCVKHKVPVVITSLGARPEVFEAIHSYGGICLHDVINDRFARKAIEKGADGLICVAAGAGGHAGLLSPMAFIQEVRQWFDGPLLLSGAIATGAGVLAAQAMGADLAYIGSAFIATEEANADPAYKQALVDYAASDIVYTNLFTGVHGNYLKPSIEAAGMDPDNLPESDPSKMNFGSGGGSKSKAWRDIWGCGQGIGSIKEVVPVAQLVGRLKREYEMARQRLLDSQEY, from the coding sequence ATGGCAATTCCAGAATGTATGCGAGGACGACTGTCCATTCCCGCCGTTGGTGCACCTTTATTTATCATTTCCAATCCCGATCTGGTGATAGCCCAGTGCAAGGCGGGTGTGGTTGGTTCATTCCCGGCTCTGAATGCGCGACCGAAAGAATTGCTCGATGAATGGCTCACCCGCATAACTGAAGAGCTGGACGCCTACAGCCAGGCCAACCCGGACCGCCCGGCCGCACCCTTCGCAGTGAACCAGATCGTGCACGGCTCCAACGATCGACTGATGCACGATGTGGAAATGTGTGTAAAACACAAGGTACCCGTTGTCATCACATCACTGGGTGCGCGCCCGGAAGTATTTGAGGCCATACACTCCTATGGCGGAATCTGTCTCCACGATGTAATCAATGATCGCTTTGCCCGCAAGGCAATCGAAAAAGGTGCCGATGGTCTTATCTGTGTTGCCGCCGGTGCGGGCGGCCATGCAGGATTACTGTCACCGATGGCTTTCATACAGGAGGTCAGGCAATGGTTCGACGGCCCTCTTCTGCTGTCCGGCGCCATAGCGACCGGCGCGGGTGTCCTGGCTGCCCAGGCGATGGGTGCCGATCTGGCTTATATCGGATCGGCTTTTATCGCCACCGAAGAGGCCAACGCCGACCCCGCTTACAAACAGGCGCTGGTGGACTATGCGGCCAGTGATATTGTCTACACCAACCTGTTTACGGGCGTGCACGGCAATTACCTGAAGCCTTCCATCGAGGCAGCCGGGATGGATCCGGACAATCTGCCCGAAAGCGATCCCAGCAAAATGAACTTTGGTTCCGGCGGCGGCAGCAAGTCCAAGGCGTGGCGGGACATCTGGGGCTGCGGCCAGGGCATCGGCAGTATCAAGGAAGTGGTGCCGGTCGCGCAATTGGTAGGCAGATTGAAGCGCGAATACGAGATGGCGAGGCAGCGGCTTCTGGATAGCCAGGAATACTGA
- a CDS encoding YeeE/YedE family protein, with protein sequence MPRNRLVALALLVLAGTFYLAGPRSTLLLMVGMGFGLVLEGFRFGFAGPWRLVVLQRDGRGLLAQLLAIGLTAMVAFPLLASHPDELTGAYAPVGVAMVGGAFVFGMAMQLVLGCGSGTLVNAGSGNLTSLVALAGFIAGSFVGSLHLVWWNALGTLPPLTLQEAFGSSGGLWVTLLGLSVLAVLALVWSEPGKRKLPPRLIAAAVLLALLAILNLMIAGQSWGVVYGLGLWGAKIAQAGGLELAGSAFWSNPAHAERLQQSVLTDTTSLTNIGLIVGAFLVMRWRRQVDPQVANLQLSSWLVIIAAGLLLGYSSRIAFGCNVGAFFSGVSTGSVHGWVWFVAAFMGSTLGIRLRPVLLQQARPRLQVGIP encoded by the coding sequence ATGCCTCGAAACAGGCTGGTAGCGCTGGCGTTACTGGTGCTGGCCGGCACCTTTTACCTGGCCGGGCCGCGCTCTACTTTACTGTTGATGGTGGGCATGGGCTTCGGTTTGGTGCTGGAAGGATTCCGCTTCGGCTTTGCCGGCCCCTGGCGTCTGGTAGTCCTGCAACGGGACGGCAGGGGTTTGCTGGCGCAGCTGCTGGCTATCGGGCTGACGGCCATGGTGGCTTTTCCATTGTTGGCTTCCCATCCAGATGAGTTGACCGGCGCCTATGCGCCCGTTGGTGTAGCCATGGTCGGGGGCGCCTTCGTATTCGGTATGGCCATGCAACTGGTGCTTGGATGCGGCTCCGGTACATTGGTCAATGCCGGTAGTGGCAACCTCACTTCGCTGGTAGCCTTGGCGGGTTTTATTGCTGGCAGCTTCGTGGGGTCGCTCCACCTGGTCTGGTGGAATGCCTTGGGCACTCTGCCGCCACTTACCCTGCAAGAGGCCTTCGGCTCCAGCGGGGGGCTATGGGTGACCCTGTTGGGTCTGTCGGTGTTGGCCGTTCTCGCGCTGGTCTGGTCGGAACCCGGCAAAAGAAAACTGCCGCCCCGGCTTATTGCGGCAGCTGTTCTGCTGGCCCTGTTGGCAATACTTAACCTGATGATCGCGGGGCAATCCTGGGGCGTGGTATACGGGTTGGGATTGTGGGGAGCAAAAATTGCCCAGGCGGGCGGGCTGGAACTGGCCGGCTCAGCGTTCTGGTCCAACCCGGCCCATGCCGAGCGTCTGCAGCAAAGTGTACTGACCGATACCACCTCGTTGACCAATATCGGGTTGATCGTCGGCGCCTTTCTGGTCATGCGCTGGCGCCGGCAGGTGGATCCGCAGGTGGCCAATCTGCAGTTGAGCAGCTGGCTGGTGATTATCGCGGCAGGTCTGCTGCTGGGTTACAGCTCACGGATCGCCTTCGGCTGTAACGTGGGTGCTTTTTTCAGTGGGGTTTCCACTGGCAGTGTGCATGGCTGGGTCTGGTTTGTGGCGGCTTTTATGGGCTCGACATTGGGAATCCGATTACGGCCGGTACTGTTACAGCAGGCGCGCCCACGGCTACAGGTGGGCATCCCATGA
- a CDS encoding rhodanese-like domain-containing protein has translation MKHLLRITLLNLLLLPAALALGTPVGWQPLLEPQELAVILADASEVRIIRVSGNYARGHLPGSVESVYEQWRGTGRNPGELRELEEYTALLQGLGIDAETPVAVVHEGSNPADMGAATRVYWTLKSLGVNDVAVVNGGFRAWQAAGLAVSTDPVTVTPSDYSPSWRSDWRVTTEEVEVLVQTGEANLVDARPVSFYRGLRATLGEPGTIRGAANLQYETWFDGDRLTTRRALAESLQSLALDAPITVSFCNTGHWASINWFVMSELLGVKNTRLYAESVAAWSEEERPMDNQVGRLRVYRDLTYRWLQDLLGNQP, from the coding sequence ATGAAGCATCTGTTGCGCATTACATTACTTAATTTATTACTGCTGCCTGCCGCCTTGGCGCTGGGAACGCCGGTGGGATGGCAGCCTCTGCTTGAACCGCAGGAACTGGCAGTAATCCTGGCGGACGCTTCGGAAGTGCGGATTATCCGGGTCAGTGGCAACTACGCACGGGGGCACCTGCCTGGGAGCGTGGAGAGCGTTTACGAGCAGTGGCGTGGTACCGGTCGCAATCCCGGTGAGCTGCGAGAGTTGGAAGAATACACGGCATTATTACAGGGCCTGGGGATCGATGCCGAAACGCCGGTGGCGGTTGTGCACGAGGGTTCCAATCCGGCGGATATGGGGGCTGCGACACGGGTTTACTGGACCCTCAAAAGCCTGGGAGTGAACGATGTCGCCGTCGTCAATGGCGGATTCAGGGCCTGGCAGGCGGCAGGTCTGGCCGTCAGCACCGATCCGGTCACAGTGACGCCCAGTGATTACAGTCCCAGCTGGCGGAGTGACTGGCGCGTCACTACCGAGGAGGTGGAAGTGCTGGTACAGACTGGCGAGGCTAACCTGGTAGACGCCAGGCCGGTCAGTTTTTACCGTGGTCTGCGCGCTACCCTGGGCGAACCGGGCACCATTCGTGGCGCCGCCAACCTGCAATACGAAACCTGGTTTGACGGAGATCGGTTGACCACCAGGAGGGCGCTGGCCGAAAGCCTGCAGTCGCTGGCACTGGATGCACCGATAACCGTTTCTTTCTGTAATACCGGACATTGGGCGTCTATCAACTGGTTTGTAATGAGTGAGCTGCTGGGTGTTAAAAACACCAGGTTGTACGCGGAAAGTGTGGCGGCCTGGAGCGAAGAAGAACGGCCCATGGACAACCAGGTGGGGCGTCTTCGAGTGTATCGTGACCTCACTTACCGCTGGCTGCAGGATCTGTTGGGTAATCAGCCATGA
- the leuB gene encoding 3-isopropylmalate dehydrogenase, with the protein MATYKIALLDGDGIGPEIMAEAVKVLNLVAERNAIDFELVHGAFGASAYFEHGHSFPEATKALCDEADAIIKGPIGLSHEESKKIPVDMQPERGALLPLRRRYNTFANFRPVYLPKGLAHFSPLKPEIIGEGIDLLIIRELVGGLYFGEKESGVNAAGLRYVKETLEYDEEQIARIAKVAFETAMKRKKVLHNIHKSNVLKSSVLWNEVLEEVGQGYPEVKIVHILVDAAATYLCLNPGQFDVMVMENMFGDILSDQGGGILGSLGLMPSACIGPDKAYYEPSHGSAPDIAGKNIANPYSMIGSVAMMLEMSFGMDQEARNVWHAMQSVFAQGYSTPDLSKPGTGVKMIDTSGFGDLVVEELRKQPVG; encoded by the coding sequence ATGGCAACCTACAAAATAGCATTACTTGACGGCGACGGAATAGGACCGGAAATCATGGCCGAAGCGGTCAAGGTGCTGAACCTGGTTGCCGAACGCAATGCCATCGATTTCGAACTGGTACACGGTGCTTTCGGGGCCAGCGCCTATTTCGAACACGGCCACTCGTTTCCGGAGGCCACCAAGGCTCTGTGTGACGAGGCTGATGCCATCATCAAGGGCCCTATCGGTTTGAGCCATGAGGAATCAAAGAAGATTCCCGTCGATATGCAACCGGAGCGCGGCGCCCTGCTCCCCCTGCGCCGCCGCTATAACACGTTTGCCAATTTCAGACCGGTATACCTTCCCAAAGGTCTGGCCCACTTCTCCCCGCTGAAGCCCGAAATAATCGGTGAGGGCATCGATCTCCTCATTATTCGTGAACTCGTTGGGGGGCTCTACTTTGGCGAGAAAGAATCCGGTGTAAATGCGGCGGGCCTGCGCTATGTGAAGGAAACTCTGGAATACGACGAGGAGCAGATCGCCCGCATCGCGAAGGTCGCCTTCGAGACTGCCATGAAACGCAAGAAAGTACTGCACAATATTCACAAGAGTAACGTGCTGAAATCCAGTGTGCTGTGGAACGAAGTACTGGAAGAAGTCGGCCAGGGCTACCCGGAAGTGAAAATCGTACACATCCTGGTGGACGCTGCCGCAACCTACCTGTGTCTTAATCCAGGCCAGTTTGACGTGATGGTGATGGAGAACATGTTTGGCGATATTCTCAGTGATCAGGGTGGTGGCATACTGGGCTCACTGGGACTGATGCCCTCTGCCTGTATTGGCCCGGACAAGGCTTACTACGAACCTTCCCATGGTTCGGCGCCGGATATTGCCGGCAAGAACATCGCCAACCCCTATTCCATGATCGGCTCGGTAGCCATGATGCTGGAAATGTCTTTCGGGATGGACCAGGAAGCCAGAAACGTCTGGCACGCCATGCAGAGTGTCTTTGCCCAGGGCTACTCCACCCCCGACCTCTCCAAGCCGGGCACCGGCGTGAAGATGATCGACACCAGCGGCTTTGGTGATCTGGTCGTTGAGGAACTGCGAAAGCAACCGGTTGGGTAA